A genomic segment from Desulfurella amilsii encodes:
- a CDS encoding pyridoxamine 5'-phosphate oxidase family protein, producing the protein MRRNEFEVTDKTKIEKVLNECPFCTISFVDFNNEPYAATVNFVYYREHIYFHSANYGKKADIIKIRPLVYFTTFKAYSSIPSYFKSKNMACFAGQLFASVHIKGTVKTIQDNDFKSEILIAFMNKFQPEGGFELIYPDNDLYQEMFKKVSVLEIDMIDISAKFRFNQHEPYEAKLSLLKNLEKRGKAIDIETVKFIRENNLY; encoded by the coding sequence ATGAGAAGAAATGAATTTGAAGTTACAGATAAGACTAAAATAGAGAAAGTGCTTAATGAGTGTCCATTTTGTACGATTTCGTTCGTTGATTTTAACAATGAGCCATATGCAGCAACCGTGAATTTTGTTTATTACAGGGAACATATCTATTTTCATAGTGCAAATTATGGAAAGAAAGCTGATATTATCAAAATACGACCTTTGGTTTACTTTACAACATTTAAGGCTTATTCTTCAATTCCTTCATATTTTAAGAGCAAAAATATGGCTTGCTTTGCTGGACAACTCTTTGCTTCTGTTCATATAAAAGGAACAGTTAAAACAATACAAGATAACGATTTTAAATCAGAAATACTTATAGCTTTTATGAATAAATTCCAGCCAGAAGGTGGGTTTGAGCTTATTTATCCAGACAATGATTTGTATCAAGAAATGTTCAAAAAGGTTTCGGTATTAGAGATTGATATGATTGATATTAGTGCAAAATTCAGGTTCAATCAACATGAACCATACGAAGCCAAATTAAGTCTGTTGAAAAATTTAGAAAAAAGAGGAAAAGCAATAGATATTGAAACAGTCAAATTTATTCGGGAAAATAATTTGTATTGA